The Hymenobacter sp. 5317J-9 genome has a window encoding:
- a CDS encoding OmpA family protein: MNTSKSLLSVLMAFVLLFSSCATSQQASTQPDLSTNNGTGARKTGMSKTTKGGLIGAGGGAAAGAILGRVIGGGAKGTAIGAIIGAAAGGTAGALIGRKMDKQAADLQKDMQNAKVERVGEGIKITFDSGILFDTNSAYLRPASEADITKMAAVLQKYPDTNVLIEGHTDNTGTDAINQPLSERRAQAVASSTINKGVSSSRITATGYGSTQPVADNSTAEGRQANRRVEIAIYANEKMKKAAENGTL, from the coding sequence ATGAACACCTCCAAATCTCTCCTTTCGGTCCTGATGGCCTTCGTGCTGCTGTTTAGCTCCTGCGCCACCTCGCAGCAAGCCAGCACCCAGCCCGACCTGTCGACCAACAACGGCACCGGCGCCCGCAAAACGGGCATGAGCAAAACCACCAAAGGCGGCCTCATTGGCGCCGGTGGCGGTGCTGCCGCAGGAGCCATCCTGGGCCGCGTAATTGGCGGCGGGGCCAAGGGCACGGCCATTGGCGCCATTATCGGCGCCGCTGCCGGCGGTACCGCCGGCGCATTGATTGGCCGCAAGATGGACAAGCAAGCCGCCGACCTGCAGAAGGACATGCAGAACGCCAAAGTGGAGCGCGTGGGCGAAGGCATCAAAATCACCTTCGACTCGGGCATTCTCTTCGACACCAACTCGGCGTACCTGCGCCCGGCTTCGGAAGCCGACATCACCAAGATGGCTGCCGTGCTGCAGAAGTACCCCGACACCAACGTGCTGATTGAGGGCCACACCGACAACACCGGCACCGACGCCATCAACCAGCCGCTGAGCGAGCGCCGCGCCCAGGCCGTGGCCAGCTCCACCATCAACAAAGGCGTATCGTCGAGCCGCATCACGGCTACCGGCTACGGCTCGACCCAGCCCGTGGCCGACAACAGCACCGCCGAAGGCCGCCAGGCCAATCGCCGCGTGGAAATCGCCATCTACGCCAACGAGAAGATGAAGAAAGCCGCCGAAAACGGCACGCTTTAA